From one Rhopalosiphum padi isolate XX-2018 chromosome 2, ASM2088224v1, whole genome shotgun sequence genomic stretch:
- the LOC132918933 gene encoding SCAN domain-containing protein 3-like, which produces MWKDLKIVHGKPRHSQSQGSVERANQDIENMLGTWLEDNKTKKWSEGIKFVQFMKNRSFHHGIKSSPYEAMFGSRAKIGLNNCVLPMHVVEKLKTEEDLEKALNTIEEKESKEKNKEGNEVIVEENEENYNSEDALSSRKLSIQIKRNESVQNLEKQANKMKSLSERRFCEGNIGDSVKIKIPDVDRARSDLRSILAVIISMEDGNYKLGTTKGKLQHYYSRNQFTICKEKFVSVDEVPDIQLSLREAARLFSNLGGQGYDRCTCVQKCETRRCKCKAAGILCNSKCHSGNTCKNK; this is translated from the exons ATGtggaaagatttaaaaatagtacatgGTAAGCCTCGCCATTCTCAAAGTCAAGGTTCAGTAGAACGTGCCAACCAAGACATAGAGAATATGTTGGGAACGTGGTTGGAAGACAATAAGACCAAAAAATGGAGCGAAGGCATAAAATTCGTACAATTCATGAAAAATCGATCTTTTCATCATGGCATTAAATCTTCACCGTACGAAGCTATGTTTGGCTCTAGGGCTAAAATTGGATTAAATAATTGTGTACTCCCAATGCATgtagtagaaaaattaaaaacagaagaAGATTTAGAAAAAGCCTTAAACACTATTGAAGAGAAAgaaagtaaagaaaaaaacaagGAAGGCAATGAAGTGATTGTAGAAGAAAATGAAGAAAATTACAATTCTGAGGATGCTTTAAGCTCTAGAAAACTTTCTATTCAGATAAAAAGAAATGAATCTGTGCAGAATTTAGAAAAGCAAGCAAATAAAATGAAATCTCTTTCTGAAAGAAGATTTTGTGAAGGAAACATTGGAgattcagtaaaaataaaaataccagacGTAGATAGAGCTCGAAGCGACTTACGATCAATTTTGGCAGTAATTATATcaa TGGAAGACGGAAATTATAAATTGGGCACAACCAAAGGTAAACTGCAACATTATTATAGTAGAAATCAATTTACTATTTGCAAGGAGAAGTTTGTGAGTGTTGATGAAGTCCCCGATATTCAGTTGTCTCTAAGAGAAGCAGCTAGGCTATTTTCAAATCTAGGAGGCCAAGGCTATGACCGCTGCACTTGTGTTCAAAAATGCGAAACAAGGAGATGCAAATGTAAAGCTGCTGGAATTTTATGCAACTCTAAATGCCATAGTGGtaatacttgtaaaaataaataa